GGAATCGTGTATCTAGTCGGAGAAGCATTGATCGGCGAGGGCAACGAGGTCGCCCACATCGATCTGTTAGTCGGAGACAAGGCCGGCCCGGTCGGCATGGCTTTCGCCAACGGCATGACGAACATGTCCGCGGGGCACACCCCGCTGCTGGCGG
The Methanocella sp. genome window above contains:
- a CDS encoding formaldehyde-activating enzyme, which translates into the protein MYLVGEALIGEGNEVAHIDLLVGDKAGPVGMAFANGMTNMSAGHTPLLA